In Drosophila simulans strain w501 chromosome X, Prin_Dsim_3.1, whole genome shotgun sequence, one DNA window encodes the following:
- the LOC6726487 gene encoding thyroid adenoma-associated protein homolog isoform X1, which produces MNDLNLRVAALKLCAHPKRFAELRDALVPLPNTWIAAPHDFVLQFAAARSSAEQVQVVKDVFYGQQEQDHGDVARFLADLLLASPLKHAVRNQLTKLFSDNALAKQNATPHRRHSKEHLLEALQQSLGEMASSLAVITPPVSHERTNDVFVSANACLQNFPFGREALGKQVHRFAPLLANALERYWADICDPTLELSPTRRNELYLYVQNALRFLVSLLAEWSDRLRLFEDQRFPGTANAVAQTVARHEDTPWDVRSIAGLLIGHLARFSGTFKAYVEDCSRPKAEQDVPVQMAALLVLRPVDYAENAALALAILKTILAVSEQKSTVTNLLVFISKHLFIYSKSLGEMHAHLPDDQKLLYQRILAQLQVFALQNISSDTDSVRHMSSALLHQVLQHAQAAGQEELFQVVYRQFEDRAAYLNASCMALEQLVAVAGVSKSIENCPSLFGAIFPRHLGCEDCVDALFKAMMVSAHKTEPFAEWQSRWFGQLLAAIRVPEKRRQVIEELIAQAVQLEPTRLAQVLLPDARLPLSCKLAAILGVRQLSARRQNLLRGMKEEVEQALIGLDDHTRLLALRFLVETPRPSELLNADQMGAIELYVRHNANNPSAHLRQLGYGLLQKALKRVHFGLVEYRKSRTPASQEVLQFLIRLIRALAQNLFPSANYGRRWLSLRLLRDCLELSELVGITFSELGIELPTEALMACLGDSYEHNKVLAAQLLERFQSHSLFKPDEMIELLLSLRPSDSATGAFQLQVYCKASQVQSELPTPAHGGPSYEPLTFRALQWCLQHLREGLRLAQLDLGEAAKLNPLYGLLFASRHLLQQLKLRELAKEPEWRQYIDELVTMCLAVSSVVLPVVSSASPEGHLPETCDQETDQPLTNVLDRQLSRAELLQVRTTPQMILLCAWRSSKEVCLILGELVQRAPLEEEEEQQQRRHGDFLLSRAQLEAIGEHFLQLLAETKHRGAFEQAYVGFTMLCRRFWHSESVRLNQLPGQWVDEAMAMVSGQEEWAGKGARLCATRRSAGMPFMLQALVCTELKLGTHATLYRCMHRLLEVCERRTAGAAGITARSHALNIMRALFRSSELAELVTEFMARGIQCALDGLLLAEEWAERNSATLLLAALIVRVFGVERARLETGELHVRNRMTGRIFFTRYPQLFDYFHAALQREAEQMDTGGRGSENASGKRRQAVQLEAMLLMLSRLYPSSLEGAESTLNLSEFVPFLIRICHSHDLMTREMAALVVANFVTQEQALAEIRRIVVELKALQLRLKNPGAALKLNTNVLHGQLLLLLHLHRLVRWTRPSLTRMQLHTLAELAAPLLQHDACAFSALVEVMVAAMDDAVEPGLLDFQLLEQIGAVYLLDHKEVQSRCQQLGISNRFHQIFGLHLHRLRGISQGIVLHIVEDLAEPIWALDELKVELWLYILLQRSLSEQHSLVSEQDIEHFEFSRDIRRYFETLSREQREEVGQELYESPAVRSSILHMTKSSKNSCWSLQLAGRLAALQPLLRDPGLELNQLVQRCSEEHSIHQEAGLLLGLRRLIGESKILERKHWLPVLHYAQRLVHPGQPIYLRHQAAELCDLLARNHLRDQLGAGTTDVDIELVGRFTGLVLLLLHDDAEWVRHRAVQLVCGAGLRRRSGAEQEQEQAARAPLILPSALTPDFLDTMICELNLDDFNMVQRLVDIIAEPFTSADAMELFDKQENNHYCERNHVLTELWDARGRAHPPARTPTLNGVANK; this is translated from the exons ATGAACGATCTGAACCTGCGCGTGGCCGCCTTGAAGTTGTGTGCCCACCCCAAGAGGTTTGCCGAGCTGCGCGACGCCCTTGTGCCACTGCCCAACACGTGGATTGCCG cgCCACATGACTTTGTGCTTCAGTTCGCGGCGGCCAGGAGCAGTGCGGAGCAGGTGCAGGTGGTCAAGGATGTCTTCTACgggcagcaggagcaagaTCATGGGGATGTAGCCCGCTTCCTGGCGGATCTCCTGCTAGCCAGTCCCCTGAAGCACGCCGTGCGCAACCAGCTGACCAA ACTCTTCTCGGACAATGCGCTGGCCAAACAGAATGCGACGCCACATCGCAGGCACTCGAAGGAGCACCTGCTGGAGGCTCTGCAGCAGTCGCTCGGCGAAATGGCCAGCAGTCTCGCGGTGATCACGCCGCCTGTCAGCCACGAGCGCACCAACGATGTCTTCGTGTCCGCCAACGCCTGCCTGCAGAACTTTCCCTTTGGACGGGAGGCCCTGGGCAAACAGGTGCATCGCTTTGCGCCGCTGCTGGCCAACGCTCTGGAGCGCTACTGGGCGGACATTTG TGACCCTACGCTGGAACTCTCGCCAACGCGTCGCAACGAGCTCTACCTGTACGTGCAGAATGCGCTGCGGTTCCTGGTTAGTCTGCTGGCCGAGTGGAGCGACCGGTTGCGCCTGTTCGAGGATCAGCGGTTTCCGGGCACGGCGAATGCGGTGGCCCAAACGGTGGCTCGCCACGAGGACACTCCCTGGGATGTACGCTCCATTGCCGGCCTGCTGATCGGTCACCTGGCTCGGTTTTCCGGAACTTTCAAGGCGTACGTCGAAGACTGCTCGAGGCCAAAGGCAGAGCAGGACGTTCCCGTACAGATGGCCGCCCTGCTCGTCCTGCGGCCCGTCGATTATGCGGAAAACGCTGCACTAGCACTGGCCATTCTGAAGACGATCTTGGCCGTCAGCGAGCAGAAGAGCACCGTGACCAATCTGCTTGTCTTTATTTCCAAGCACCTGTTCATTTACTCCAAATCGCTGGGCGAGATGCACGCCCATCTGCCTGACGACCAGAAGTTGCTATACCAACGGATCTTGGCGCAGCTGCAGGTGTTCGCCCTGCAGAACATCTCCAGTGACACGGACTCCGTGCGCCACATGAGCAGCGCCCTGCTGCACCAGGTGCTGCAGCACGCCCAGGCCGCCGGCCAGGAGGAGCTCTTCCAAGTCGTCTACCGCCAGTTTGAAGATCGTGCTGCATACCTTAATGCCAGTTGCATGGCACTGGAGCAGCTGGTTGCGGTGGCCGGAGTCAGCAAGTCCATCGAGAACTGCCCTTCGCTGTTCGGAGCCATATTCCCGCGCCATCTGGGCTGTGAGGATTGTGTGGATGCCCTGTTCAAAG CCATGATGGTATCGGCCCACAAGACGGAGCCCTTCGCCGAGTGGCAGAGCCGGTGGTTCGGTCAGCTTTTGGCGGCGATCCGCGTGCCGGAGAAGCGCCGCCAGGTCATTGAGGAGCTGATCGCACAGGCCGTACAGCTGGAGCCAACGAGACTGGCGCAAGTGCTCCTGCCGGACGCCCGGCTACCGCTTAGCTGCAAGCTGGCGGCAATCCTGGGCGTGAGGCAACTCAGCGCCAGGCGGCAGAACCTGTTGCGCGGCATGAAAGAGGAGGTAGAACAGGCCCTCATCGGACTGGACGACCACACGCGCCTACTGGCGCTGCGATTCTTGGTGGAGACGCCGCGTCCCAGCGAGCTTTTAAATGCCGACCAAATGGGCGCCATTGAACTTTATGTGCGGCACAATGCCAACAATCCCAGCGCCCACCTGCGGCAGCTAGGCTACGGACTGCTGCAGAAGGCCCTCAAGAGGGTCCATTTCGGCCTGGTCGAGTACCGGAAGAGCCGCACGCCGGCGTCGCAGGAGGTGCTGCAGTTCCTAATACGGCTCATCCGTGCTCTCGCGCAGAATCTGTTTCCTTCGGCGAACTACGGACGACGCTGGCTGTCGCTGCGCTTGCTGCGCGATTGCCTGGAGTTAAGCGAGTTGGTGGGCATAACGTTCAGCGAGTTGGGAATAGAGCTGCCCACAGAGGCGCTGATGGCCTGCTTGGGCGACAGCTACGAGCACAACAAAGTGCTGGCCGCTCAGCTGCTGGAGCGGTTTCAATCCCATTCCCTCTTCAAGCCGGATGAGATGATCGAGCTGCTGCTCTCGCTCAGGCCATCGGACTCCGCCACCGGAGCCTTCCAGCTGCAGGTCTACTGCAAAGCCAGTCAAGTGCAAAGCGAGCTGCCCACCCCAGCGCACGGTGGCCCATCCTACGAGCCGCTTACCTTCAGGGCACTGCAGTGGTGCCTGCAGCACCTGAGGGAGGGCCTGCGCCTCGCCCAGCTTGATCTTGGCGAGGCGGCCAAGCTGAACCCTTTGTATGGCCTGCTTTTTGCCAGCCGACATCTGCTGCAGCAACTCAAACTCAGGGAATTGGCGAAAGAGCCTGAGTGGAGGCAGTACATAGACGAGCTGGTGACCATGTGCCTGGCAGTCAGCAGCGTGGTGCTGCCTGTGGTCAGCAGCGCTTCCCCCGAAGGCCACCTGCCCGAAACCTGCGACCAGGAGACGGATCAGCCGCTGACCAACGTGCTCGACCGTCAGTTGAGCCGCGCGGAACTGCTGCAGGTGCGCACAACGCCCCAGATGATACTGCTGTGCGCTTGGCGCAGCAGCAAGGAGGTGTGCCTCATCCTGGGCGAGCTTGTCCAGCGCGCGccgctggaggaggaggaggagcagcagcagcgccgcCACGGCGACTTCCTGCTCAGCCGTGCTCAGCTGGAGGCCATCGGGGAGCACTTCCTGCAACTGCTGGCCGAGACGAAGCACCGCGGCGCCTTCGAGCAGGCCTACGTAGGATTCACGATGCTGTGCCGCCGCTTCTGGCACAGCGAGTCGGTGCGCCTCAACCAGCTGCCCGGCCAGTGGGTCGACGAGGCCATGGCGATGGTCAGCGGGCAGGAGGAGTGGGCTGGCAAGGGTGCCCGCCTGTGCGCCACGCGCCGCAGTGCTGGCATGCCCTTCATGCTGCAGGCGCTGGTCTGCACGGAGCTCAAGCTGGGCACCCATGCCACCCTCTATCGCTGCATGCACCGCCTGCTCGAGGTGTGTGAGCGCCGGACAGCCGGAGCCGCTGGTATCACCGCCCGCAGCCACGCCCTCAACATCATGCGCGCCCTCTTCCGCAGCAGCGAACTGGCCGAGCTGGTCACCGAGTTCATGGCCCGCGGCATCCAGTGCGCCCTCGACGGACTGCTGCTCGCGGAGGAGTGGGCGGAGCGCAATAGCGCCACTCTGCTGCTCGCCGCCCTCATCGTTCGCGTCTTTGGCGTGGAGCGCGCCCGCCTGGAGACCGGTGAGCTGCACGTGCGCAACCGCATGACGGGACGCATCTTCTTCACGCGCTATCCGCAGCTCTTCGACTACTTCCACGCCGCCCTGCAGCGCGAGGCGGAGCAGATGGACACCGGCGGCAGGGGCAGCGAGAACGCGAGCGGGAAGCGGCGGCAGGCGGTCCAGCTGGAGGCCATGCTGCTGATGCTCAGCCGGCTGTATCCGTCCTCGCTGGAGGGCGCGGAGTCAACCTTAAAT CTCAGCGAGTTTGTGCCCTTCCTGATTAGGATCTGCCACTCCCACGATCTGATGACACGTGAGATGGCTGCCCTGGTGGTGGCCAACTTTGTCACCCAGGAACAAGCGCTGGCCGAGATCAGGCGCATCGTCGTGGAGCTTAAGGCACTGCAGCTGCGGCTAAAG AACCCCGGGGCAGCGCTCAAGCTAAACACCAATGTCCTGCACGGCcagttgcttctgctgctgcatctaCACCGCTTGGTTCGCTGGACGCGTCCTTCGTTGACCAGAATGCAGCTACACACCCTCGCCGAACTGGCAGCTCCGCTCCTCCAGCACGACGCGTGTGCATTCAGTGCGCTGGTGGAGGTGATGGTGGCTGCCATGGATGATGCCGTGGAGCCCGGCTTGCTGGACTtccagctgctggagcagattgGCGCCGTTTATCTGCTGGATCACAAGGAGGTCCAAAGCCGTTGCCAGCAGCTGGGTATCTCCAACCGCTTCCATCAGATCTTTGGCCTCCATCTGCACCGGCTACGCGGCATTTCCCAGGGAATAGTGCTGCACATCGTCGAGGATCTGGCCGAACCCATCTGGGCTCTGGACGAGCTGAAGGTGGAGCTGTGGCTGTACATTCTTCTACAGAGATCCCTGAGCGAGCAGCATTCGCTGGTCAGCGAGCAGGATATCGAGCACTTTGAATTTTCACGCGACATTCGCCGATATTTCGAGACCCTTAGTCGGGAGCAGCGGGAGGAGGTGGGCCAGGAACTGTATGAATCGCCGGCTGTTCGCTCGAGCATTCTGCACATGACCAAAAGCTCAAAGAATAGCTGTTGGAGCCTTCAGCTGGCCGGTCGTCTGGCCGCCTTGCAACCCCTGCTCCGGGATCCGGGACTGGAACTGAATCAGCTGGTCCAGCGCTGCTCAGAGGAGCACTCCATCCACCAGGAGGCGGGCTTGCTGCTCGGCCTGCGAAGACTGATCGGCGAAAGCAAGATCCTGGAGCGAAAGCACTGGCTGCCCGTACTGCACTACGCGCAGCGACTTGTGCATCCTGGCCAACCGATCTACCTTCGCCATCAGGCTGCCGAGCTGTGCGATTTGCTGGCTCGCAATCACCTGCGGGATCAACTGGGTGCGGGTACCACAGACGTGGACATAGAGTTGGTCGGACGCTTTACTGGActggtgctgctcctgctgcacgACGACGCGGAGTGGGTGCGTCATCGGGCTGTCCAGCTGGTGTGCGGCGCTGGACTGCGGAGGAGGAGCGGGGCTGAACAGGAGCAAGAGCAGGCTGCCAGGGCGCCACTCATCCTGCCCAGTGCCTTGACCCCAGACTTCTTGGACACCATGATCTGTGAGCTGAACCTCGATGACTTCAACATGGTACAGCGCCTGGTTGACATCATCGCTGAGCCCTTCACTTCCGCCGATGCAATGGAGCTGTTCGACAAGCAGGAGAACAACCATTACTGCGAGAGGAACCACGTTTTGACCGAGCTATGGGACGCTCGTGGACGTGCACATCCACCTGCAAGAACACCAACACTAAACGGGGTAGCAAATAAGTGA
- the LOC6726487 gene encoding thyroid adenoma-associated protein homolog isoform X4: MNDLNLRVAALKLCAHPKRFAELRDALVPLPNTWIAAPHDFVLQFAAARSSAEQVQVVKDVFYGQQEQDHGDVARFLADLLLASPLKHAVRNQLTKYDSSRTMRWPNRMRRHIAGTRRSTCWRLCSSRSAKWPAVSR, encoded by the exons ATGAACGATCTGAACCTGCGCGTGGCCGCCTTGAAGTTGTGTGCCCACCCCAAGAGGTTTGCCGAGCTGCGCGACGCCCTTGTGCCACTGCCCAACACGTGGATTGCCG cgCCACATGACTTTGTGCTTCAGTTCGCGGCGGCCAGGAGCAGTGCGGAGCAGGTGCAGGTGGTCAAGGATGTCTTCTACgggcagcaggagcaagaTCATGGGGATGTAGCCCGCTTCCTGGCGGATCTCCTGCTAGCCAGTCCCCTGAAGCACGCCGTGCGCAACCAGCTGACCAAGTACG ACTCTTCTCGGACAATGCGCTGGCCAAACAGAATGCGACGCCACATCGCAGGCACTCGAAGGAGCACCTGCTGGAGGCTCTGCAGCAGTCGCTCGGCGAAATGGCCAGCAGTCTCGCGGTGA